A window of the Aquarana catesbeiana isolate 2022-GZ linkage group LG05, ASM4218655v1, whole genome shotgun sequence genome harbors these coding sequences:
- the LOC141145722 gene encoding chondroitin sulfate glucuronyltransferase-like, with product MGPQLYAVLLGLLRPVLPFILGLSLGCSLSLLRISWIQGDEGPCMDRPQSHLGLQAGQAKPHMDDLKLRIVPYSHRTHPSHKKVLRTRYIQSELGYRERLLVTVLSSRSTLNSLAVAVNRTLSSHVSRLLFFTGARGPKALPGMEVVSHGDERPAWLMYHTLRYLEAHFISTYDWFFVSQDDSYINGYHLKELVNHLSPGPPVYFGQPMEFIGGKENWRYCQGASGYLLSRALLLRLGPHLDFCRSDILSSRPDEWLGRCLQDTLGIACAAEYQGLVYISFNLPRNADMDNIEESALAGAVSAHPVRDATLMYRLQRKVSQMRLHRTYSQIQRLQGEIRNLSSLTPDGEASLLWPVGVNPPFTPKSHFDLLTWEYFTETHTFSCHDGAPKCPLQGVWLLDIQQVLEEALEQLNHRYHAWLHFRKRHLLNGYRRFDPTRGMEYTLDLVLEATTKKGHAGVIIKRLSLLRPLGLVEILPMPYVTEATPVQVVVPLMPADAGHISAFLDSFATNLLDPQENVALTVLLVYDVTSSGQVQDVFEGVRGMVSELESRYSFLRLEVTSVRTEIPSQIRLMEIVSKKHPMETLFFLLSVWSEVTAEALNRCRMNAISAWQVFSPVHYQEYNPDMSRHGFSAPPSADFLHDGHFDRFSSSEFCFYNSDFMAARNRMAMEVGAPEDEEEDGAGTELLELFLRHSQLHVFRALEPSLVQRFSLRKCSTLQSGESYHRCVISNLESLGSRIQLATALFNQDQTNST from the exons ATGGGTCCGCAGCTTTACGCAGTCCTCCTCGGCCTCCTCCGTCCCGTGCTTCCATTTATTCTGGGCCTCTCCTTAGGCTGCAGCCTGAGCCTTCTCCGCATCTCCTGGATACAGGGAGATGAAGGTCCATGCATGGATCGTCCCCAGAGCCACCTTGGGCTACAGGCTGGGCAAGCAAAGCCCCATATGGATGACTTGAAGCTCCGGATTGTTCCATACAGCCACAGAACACATCCCTCCCACAAGAAGGTGCTAAG AACCCGGTACATCCAATCAGAACTTGGCTACAGAGAACGTCTGCTGGTGACAGTCTTGTCTTCTCGCTCCACCCTGAACTCGCTCGCTGTGGCCGTGAATCGCACTCTCTCCTCTCATGTAAGCCGCTTATTGTTCTTCACCGGAGCCCGAGGTCCTAAGGCCCTCCCAGGAATGGAGGTCGTGTCCCATGGCGATGAGCGCCCAGCGTGGTTAATGTACCACACCTTGCGTTATCTGGAGGCGCACTTTATATCCACATATGATTGGTTCTTTGTCTCTCAAGATGATTCTTATATTAATGGCTACCACCTGAAGGAGCTTGTAAACCATCTCAGCCCCGGGCCTCCTGTATACTTTGGGCAACCAATGGAGTTCATTGGAGGCAAGGAGAACTGGAGATACTGTCAAGGGGCTTCTGGTTACCTTCTGTCCAGGGCGCTCCTTCTCAGACTGGGGCCCCATTTGGATTTCTGTCGTTCTGATATACTTAGTTCCCGGCCGGACGAATGGTTGGGTCGATGCCTTCAGGATACACTCGGAATTGCATGTGCGGCCGAGTATCAG GGTTTGGTTTACATCTCCTTCAATCTCCCAAGAAATGCAGACATGGATAATATAGAAGAGTCGGCCCTGGCGGGAGCCGTGTCTGCTCATCCTGTGCGGGATGCCACGCTCATGTATAGATTGCAGCGTAAAGTCAGCCAGATGAGACTGCACAGAACCTACAGCCAGATCCAGAGACTTCAG GGTGAAATCCGGAACCTTTCCTCTCTGACCCCGGATGGAGAAGCCAGTCTTCTGTGGCCAGTCGGCGTCAACCCGCCGTTCACCCCAAAATCCCATTTTGACTTGCTGACTTGGGAATACTTTACGGAGACGCACACCTTCTCCTGCCACGATGGGGCCCCCAAGTGTCCCCTGCAGGGGGTCTGGTTgttggacatacagcaggtgctgGAAGAGGCATTGGAGCAGCTCAATCACCGCTATCATGCGTGGCTTCACTTCAGGAAGCGTCATCTGCTGAACGGCTACAGACGCTTTGACCCCACCAGGGGGATGGAGTACACCCTGGACCTGGTGCTGGAAGCTACTACTAAGAAGGGTCATGCCGGAGTAATCATCAAACGCCTTAGCCTGCTGCGCCCCCTGGGCCTGGTGGAAATTCTTCCCATGCCATATGTGACTGAGGCCACGCCGGTGCAGGTCGTGGTACCATTGATGCCGGCCGATGCTGGCCACATTTCAGCTTTTCTTGATTCCTTTGCCACCAACCTTCTGGACCCACAAGAGAACGTGGCCCTGACGGTGCTGCTGGTGTATGACGTGACCTCCTCGGGGCAGGTTCAGGATGTGTTTGAAGGGGTGCGGGGGATGGTGTCTGAATTGGAGagccgttactccttcctccgcctGGAAGTGACCAGCGTCCGCACCGAGATCCCCTCCCAGATCCGTCTGATGGAAATCGTCTCCAAGAAGCATCCCATGGAGACCCTCTTCTTTCTGCTGAGTGTTTGGAGTGAAGTGACCGCAGAGGCGCTGAACCGCTGCCGGATGAACGCCATCAGTGCCTGGCAGGTCTTCTCTCCAGTTCACTATCAAGAATACAACCCTGACATGTCCCGCCACGGCTTCTCCGCCCCGCCATCTGCAGACTTCCTCCACGATGGACACTTTGACCGGTTCTCCTCCTCGGAGTTCTGCTTCTATAACTCAGACTTTATGGCGGCCCGGAACAGAATGGCCATGGAGGTGGGAGCAccggaggatgaggaagaggatgGTGCCGGCACGGAGCTTCTGGAACTGTTCCTTAGACACTCCCAGCTGCACGTCTTCAGGGCACTGGAGCCATCATTGGTGCAGAGGTTCTCCCTGAGGAAGTGCAGCACCCTCCAATCGGGAGAGAGTTATCACCGCTGTGTCATCAGCAATCTGGAATCACTCGGATCTCGTATTCAGCTGGCTACAGCTCTCTTCAACCAGGACCAGACCAACAGCACCTAA